The genomic segment ataataataaatatttcaatGATTTTTCTACATCTTTTTTGTCATTAATTTTAACAGAAtatgtgataatataaaatgttatcATACTGCAAATAACACTGAAACTGACAAATAATAATGGGAACAAAATACAATGAAAGGCATTACCAGGGGATCCCTCACCAATTGAAATAACTGATGAACCAATAACTAATGCTGCACATAAACTTTCAGCTAAAGAGCCAAATAAATCAGCACCCATACCAGCCATATCTCCAACATTATCACCTACATTATCTGCAATACATGCTGGATTTCTAATATCATCTTCTGGGATaccatattcatttttaccTGATAAGTCAGCACCTACATCAGCAGCTTTGGTATAAATACCCCCACCTACTCTTGAAAATAAAGCAATAGATGAACCACCTAAACCAAAACCAgctataattttatatatttgattatCTGGTATTGTGTTTTTAAATACATACgttttataaacaaaaattaataaaccTAAGGCAATAATACCAAAAGAAACTAATGAAAAACCCATAACGGTTCCTGCATTGAGGGTTACTTGGAAACCTTTATCTAAGCTTTTCCATGTTTCGTTTGTTGTTCTTACATTAGCATAAACAGCAATCTTCATACCAATATATCCACATAATATGGAAGTTAAACAACCAAGAACGAAACTAACAGCAGTAAAACTATTAACAAAAAATCctaataatattgaaaatacTATAATAAAAACAGCTAAATATtgaaattctttttttaaaaatgcaTTAGCTCCAACAGCAATATAAGATGCTATCTCTTTCATTTTCTCTACTGGATTATCGCCATCTTCTAATTTTTCTACCTTATCTTCTGGtcctttaatatttatattacttacCCATATACATTCTATTATCGAAAAAATTAATCCAATAGTAGGAGGGAGAAATAAAAACACATAAAAAAGATCCATTTatggatataaatatatatatatatatatatatgaagaaaaaaaaaaaaaaaaaaaaatataatatataaatatatttatatttaccttgtaataaataaatgaataaataaataaatatatttatataattatataattttttacaacatctcaaaaaaaatataatatatatattaaaaatataaaattatactttttatacGGAGTTGTTGAACTAGTACactcaaaaaataaaataaaataaaaacaaacaataaataaaatatgaaatataaacgaaaatataaatggaaaaaatatataaatatataaaaataaataaataaatatatatataaatatatatatattaattatttattattttttaaaaattcagAATTACTTAAAAacttacataaatatttgtaaatattatcatttccATAACGGActactataatatataatattatatatattaaaaaaaaaattattttaattttttttttaaaactatattaattttatattaataaatacaaaaataaatatatagaaatttacatttaaaaatatatataaaataaattaaaaataatataattaaaattttaaaataaaaaaaaaaaaaataaaaataaaataaatctatatgatatttataatataatacagtatatatatatatatatatatataaaataaaaatagttatatgaaaaaaaaaaaagaaaaaaaaaaaaaagttatgcATATCTAGATactcataatattatatatataaaataaatattaaatataaaaattaaaccTTTTATttcaattaaatatatttaaatacatacatatatatatatataatatatatataaatttataatatatattttttatataatgaatttaaagtaataaaaaaattatattatatatatatatatatatattggttctattatatatatttttttttttttattttatgtaaatataaaaaaattatagtatatattatatatataatacatatataaaattagaaagccttaaaaaaataaaaaataaaaaataaagttgttattatatatatattttatatttataattcataaaactatatatatattaatatataaataatataataatattttgtacatATCCTATGTATGAGAAACATATGGTAGTGTACTGtaaatttattctttttaaatgcacaaaaaaaaaaaataaaatataaacccataattattgtatatgcgtacaaattaaaaaataccgggatatttttaaaaaaataatgcatataaatgaaagtataaaaaaaaaaaaaaaataagatgccatattatttataaaataatgtatattcctttaaataaatattatatatataataccacaatattaataatatcattattacatttatatatatataatttatattatttgatgtGGTAATGGTTCTATAAGAAGTTCaaggtatatataaaataaattaataaaaagtgtacataatatacatatataatatatatatataatatattaaagccgaataaaaaaaaataataataaataaaattaaggggatttcttatatatgtaaaatatacaaataaaattataattattcctattttctattaatatgccaagaaatgtataaaataaaatatcacGCATGTTCAAcaaatttacatttttttcattatcattttatctttagaatatattctatacatatgtaaaataatattatctgtatttatagatattttgaaactttatatatttttatgaattattattataacaaaattatagaaaatagaaaatacaagattatatatatataatataataaatcagAAAGTAAacctttatattatatattacaacaaattttatattataatataatacataattatatgtatttattttattttaatttttttttatttttttgggaaaaatattataatttaaaataaaaatggatatttttattatgaatcctacttaaaaagaaagaacataatattgtaaattatatatcaagacctaaaaattatttagaaataaattaatatatttattatgaaactttttttttttaatgtaaaGGTGTTTCAAAAGATTATtacaagtatatatatatatatatataatatatatttttataaaagttaaaataattaaaataaaaaaaaataagtaaataataaaaattttatatatgtattctgTAATAGAACCGATTTTATTTTAAGTCTgactttatattttatttttttccctttttccatttgtgaaaatatatattttttttttttttagtaaacaaataaatatcatattttatacttTTACACAATATTGTTtgtgttatattttaaatttatataattcatctATTAAtagaaaggaaaaaaatatattaacacatatttaaaataatttaaaagattggaatataaatatatatatatatatatatatatatatatatatatatatatataatataataaataaatataaaaagtaacgtttatgatttttttttttttatatattttgattttttattatataaaataaattatttttttattaatataataaaagtttctttatatatatgaccaAAACAAATtaagatataaaataaggCAATACTATTCttaaaataaatcaaaaacATAAATGTTATGTCAATATGCAACTCTCTATGGTggatttttaatttttcatttgagaaaaaattatatattaactcCAATATTTAGAagtatgtataaaaatatattatacatatgagTATATAAgtgtttaaaaatattgtataaaTGTTAATGTATGGAAATAATGATgtactataatatatatattaatcttttaaagaatatatagaattaaaatatttatatttaaatatgttgttaaaataataatagttgaATTAAATCTATTtttaagttatatatatatatatatgtaaaagatgattatatatatatattttttttaataacttaGGTAACAAGATGTCCAAGAATATATCAAAAGAAGcagtaaaatataaaatataaaatataataatataataataataataaattaacatacatacatagatctatatatatatatatatatatatcttactgttatttttattttttttttttttctttgacAGTTAAAAAATGTTGTGGAATCACTTCCTagttatataaagaaaaaaaatgaaagtttTCTAATCACCTTGCGCGTTAAACCGAATGCAAAAAAAACGtctatatgtaaataataatataaaagaaaaattttcatatttcatCAATTTAAGataaacatatattcatatatatatatatatatatatatttatatgtgtttattttttttttatagatttTAATCAGGACAAAGaagttttaaatataaatatacaagaaCAGCCGGTCAACAATCAATCGAATGTAGCTATTATAGGCTACTTCTCTGATATATGTAAattgaaatattaaatatagaataagaaaaagaataaagCATATGTTTACATATTTCCCCAttcgttttattattttattattttattattttattctttttttattttttttcagtaaatttgaaaaaaagaGATATATCAATAGTATCAGGATTGAAATCAAGGGAcaaggtaaaaaaaaagaaatgaaaaaatgaaaaataattaatatatttaatatataaattttaatactTAGTCATTAACACATTCCAATATTAAAtcgaattaatatataaacatatttttccACATAGGTTTTAATGGTTTCAAATATATCTTTAGATGatttaaataacaaaattgaAGAAAATGTTGAgtgattaatttttttttgtcatgatattttaaaatgtatatataagtacagttatatatatatatatatatatatatatatatgtgtgtatgcataaattattttagaataaattttttacattaaaaaactatttaaataaatatatatgtatatattttagttcaaaatatatagcatattttagttttttttttttttcttaattttaaaataaatatattattaacataaaataaaataaaaaaaaaattttttttatatgagatccaaaaaaaaatatcaaaaaaaaaaaaaaaaaaaatataccaacacatacaaaaaatggaatatattataaaaatatattatatgtacgtATAACAATGtatgaacaaaatatttaaatgtttGGTAATGTAagatgttatatataaatatatttatatatatatatatatatatatatttttctttatgttatatagaaatttaaaaaaaaagggatcctttgatatatttttctattttaagggtattattaatttattatgagttacattatatgttataaataatttttttttttttttttcttgttttaaaaaatatatactacgactcttattatatatacatatatacataaaatataatccaatttatacacattattaataattaaaaattaataattaataaattgtgTGCTCATTTATTggtaattcttttttttgcatTTGACACTGGGGTCTCTTGAATTTTGGGGATTTCTTccttatctttttttttattcttacttGCATCATCTACAGTATTGGATTTGTCTGTAATTTCttgatattttatcattaattTAAATTCTCTTTTGCATATGGAACAAGCTAATATGGCAAGTATACATGCAGGTACCAAATAAAGAAGAGCTGGTTGAGGATGTTCAAAATAAAAGAGCATACAATATGTAACAACTAAACCTAATtcgtaaaatattataatggtataaaaataatatttcttgaAAGATTCATGTATAGATATATCATTAAACATTTTCTTTAAGTTTCCTTTATGTATGTTAttcttaaataaataataatcaaaacGTAAACATAAAGACATCAATATTCCTGGTATAATAATATCTCCTAAACCAAGCATACTGTAATGTACTGGATCACTCGAAACTGGGAATAACAATTTTACTGGAGCTTCAAAAGACTacaaacataaaataaataaataaataaataaataaataattaaataattaaatacatatatatatatatatatatatatatatatatacttttatacatattaattgTTCTTGTTATAATCTTTTGAATTTACCTTAGCTACTGTAACCATAACATCGTTTCCAAAAACCCAGAAAATATCATATACAAACAAACCAGACtgtaaaatgaaaatttatataatacataaatatatacatatatacatatatatgaattaataaTCAATTTtccaaaaacaaatatatattctcccatatttttgtatattctttttttcttactaataataagaatCCTATTAAAAAGTTGCTAAGAATTACCAAAGATATGGCCTAacaaaagaattaaataaaatattaaatttaatcatataattaaaaatatatatatatatatatatatatatatatatatatatatatacatatgtgtatatacCAATttctcatatttttttaaattacttgaaaacaaaaagaaactGCCAAAACGTTATGTGTAATGAAGTCTTTATAAAATATCCAACGCAATCCTATAGCAAAGCTGAGTATTAAGCAAACTATTTCTCCTTTATTAGTATTGAATACAATAGGTTCTAcaagaaagaagaaaaatgaaaaaaatgataaaataaatcaagtaaaatataaatatatatattaatgtgaagaaaaaggaatgttctatgtatttataaggagtttatttttcttgtaaatacctttatatataaaatttggtAATTTGAATGTTTTGACatattcatcttttttaaaaaaatttggaAAAACAGGTTCCtacaaattaataatatatatatatatatatatatatatatataatattataatatttatataataatatatttttgtggaCATAACAGAATAAATGTATCCACCTCATGGagactattatatatactaccCTAATTAATCACTTTCTCtttttatgaaataaaaattgtaacTTTTGATAAACGTACAATATGCAATTAACTACAATTGTacgttttatatattataagtaaatataaaatataccaaacccatatacatatatatatatatatatatatatacattgttatttatttatatatatttttttttttgtaccaAGATTGTTGTAAATACACCCTGTAAGGAAAATACACCCGCCAAGGTTAGGTAAAGAGTCAATAATAAATTCACATAAAACGGATCTAAGAACTTATATGCGAAATAtctaaaagaaaaataatatatatatatatatatatatttatattaatatgttctttcttatatatttaatttttttttttttttttttttcttctattttatattacaaaGTAAGCAAAGCTGCAGATCCAATTACTGGAAACATCATAGCATCATAGGCTGTTATGTTGTCTGACTTTTTGGTTTTATCATCAATCTGTagaataaaagatatatatatatatatatatagttttataattatataataatttaatattatatatagtaatattattctttgttgttttatatttttaagattTTCTTgacataaataattatttcatattttctttttttttattttcttactTCTAATTGTTTCAAACTATCATGACTTccaatatatattgtaatgaATGTGTACAAAAACATTTGAGCCATCAAAGGGATTACAACAAACTTAGACAATATTATAGTAAGaactaaaaaattaaatgaaaaaaaaaaaaaaaaaatatgtgttatagtataataatatttatatatcatatatttcagcaaataaatgtattatatataaatatttcaatgtcaataaatatatatatatatattaataaattttttttttattttttcattttacctataataacataacaggaataataaaatatggaattacccatattttcattcttcattttcttattttttccaattaattttaataaattcatagatttaaaaaaaaaaaaaattttttttttttttttttacttttcccttaattatattaatatataaattattgtttttttaatagaaatataatttttattaaataaatatatatctgtataaattaaaaaaaaaaagaaaaagaaaagaagttACAGTTAttagttttttcttttttttttttttttttttttttttttttgttggaaatatatttatgaaatataataacttttagtatattttatataaatatacattaaagtatataataaacaattaTTGACAATTTTTTgatacaataaaatatttatttttttatgtattataatatatatatatatatatatatatatgataaataaatatttcattatatattatacatattatgaataatatataaaatgtatatataaataatataaaatatatatgtataaaatgttatattattgtactacatattttatacaaatattacatatatataatattaattatataaatattttttttgtttatacaccaatataaaaattcatcGTCCAAAATTTTtggatgaaaatattattttgatatataatttttttttttcgtatttttttttttttttttttttttttttgttttttcattttttttgttccattattatacataaataaaaaatacacatatgaataaataattaactAATTTCAtatacaaaacaaaaaaaaaaaaaaaaataaaataataataataataataaatacatatatatatatatatatatatatatatataattaaattattaaatatataaattatataattcgcattatatatattgtacctaaatataataatttgtatgtaaaaattatataattatccgtaaatatacattattattttttatatattttttgtatttttctgatattaaatattacattACTATGTTTGAATTTATTTAGTAAAAATTATGTTATCAAATTAAAATctgtatttttctttttaaaataattaatatattgtaGACATTAATGtagtacaatatatatatatattatgtatatttattttttgtttttttttttgttctgtGTATACGTATTTGTTTATAAAGTTATGTTTTTTCACTCTCTATATAACTACTgttgttttaaatataaatatttatttatatataataaaataccaaaaaaaaaaaaaaaaaactatataAGAGAATTGAAtgatacattatatatatatatatatatatatatatatatatatatatatatttttatgtaataattaattaaaatatttatatggttatatataaatacaacaatatatataatatatatatatatttttatatatttaccttttctacatatgtgtataatttgtataaattaaaattaataaagaaaaatattaatataaattaatctaca from the Plasmodium falciparum 3D7 genome assembly, chromosome: 14 genome contains:
- a CDS encoding signal peptide peptidase is translated as MNLLKLIGKNKKMKNENMGNSIFYYSCYVIIVLTIILSKFVVIPLMAQMFLYTFITIYIGSHDSLKQLEIDDKTKKSDNITAYDAMMFPVIGSAALLTLYFAYKFLDPFYVNLLLTLYLTLAGVFSLQGVFTTILEPVFPNFFKKDEYVKTFKLPNFIYKEPIVFNTNKGEIVCLILSFAIGLRWIFYKDFITHNVLAVSFCFQAISLVILSNFLIGFLLLSGLFVYDIFWVFGNDVMVTVAKSFEAPVKLLFPVSSDPVHYSMLGLGDIIIPGILMSLCLRFDYYLFKNNIHKGNLKKMFNDISIHESFKKYYFYTIIIFYELGLVVTYCMLFYFEHPQPALLYLVPACILAILACSICKREFKLMIKYQEITDKSNTVDDASKNKKKDKEEIPKIQETPVSNAKKRITNK